A window of Colias croceus chromosome 13, ilColCroc2.1 genomic DNA:
TCACAACAATTACACTAGAATTAATCCATATTATTCTATTGTTATGGTAAAGCGTGGCGATGTTGAAAttggtatcatttgaaatactttttagttttaaattaataaaaataaatttatgttaatataatatgtgcttaaaaattaattattttatttatttttgattatttatatttataggcGAAAGAAAGTttcataactttttaaatgattgCATATTTGACTTTACCGCGCAAGTACTAATTTGGAATCGTATTTTCCATCTCTTTTTTACATTCAGAACTCTCAGTGCTTCTAATCTAGCGTTTGGTGCGGTTTACTCTGTCGTCTGTATTTCGTCACTAGATTTGAGAATCAACTCGGTAAAATATAGTGTTTTTGGGAGCTATTCCGccattgttatttaaaaaatgccttTGTCACTATCAATTCTAGTTGCGATTTAGTGGTTATGTGTGTAAAgcttctttaaaaaataagcatcCCACAAAAGTGTTCTGTGAATCGTTTCCTGTTCCATTTCGTACAGAAAGTAGAAACAAGCAACTGCGACTGCTAGCGTACTTCTTGTTATCACGTGGGtctcattttaaataatgttgatGAGACACGATTTTTGTGTatatattgtgctgtttagtTTGTGACCAATGCGATGTTGCTGCTTTCAATAGAACCGGCTTGTAATCATTTTATCATTGTTTTTTCAGAAGCGCGCGGAACACAATCAAACGAAGTCCCGCAATACGGCTTTTGGAAGCCGGCGGGAATCATATACGAAGAATGACTATTGTGAAAAGTGCAGTGCAGTGTTATATAGTGTTAATTTAGTGAACGGTAGTGCAAAAGGGCGTTACATAAGGTCGAAATGATAGAAAAAGGGAGCCCGCCCTGACGCGTTCAGCGCCGGCGTCCGCGGCGGGCGGCGCTTGTGTCATGGCCCCGGCGCTCACAGTGGCACCACAAGCGACTCATTACGACGTGGTCGACGAGACCGAGAAACTAGCCCACCGAAGACGGGCCCTTGCGTCCGTCAATAACCTCTCGACACACATGGAGGACGACGATATGGGACTCCAGAACCAACCCAGTTTGGCGAAAGATTCGCAAGAGATGGAGCAGATCCTAGTTGATCTAGGCAGCAGTGATATTGTACAAGCTGATTTACTCCAAGCAATCAAAACACTGGAAAGTGGTGGTGATGCATTATCTACAGGTGATCCAGATGCTATATTTCCCTTATCAGGCTTTGATTTGGCTGAGACTGTGGACTCTGAAGGTGATGCGACCgaagataaaataaagttattacaaGCACGGTTAGAGCGTAGATGTGCGTTTTTGTTGAGGCGATTGAGAATACTGCAGGCAAGATCTTTGGGGAAAAGAATAGCCGAAGAAGCCACTCAAACATTTGAGAAATGTACACGTGGTGCCAGAAGGGATGGGGGAGGAAGGCCAATGGGATTAAAagcatttttaaaaagaatagAGACTACTTCAGCACTACAGGCAAGTGCAGCATCAAGAACAGTTGTAGGGCCTAAGTATTATAATCCTGGTACATCTAAAGGTGATGTCACAAGGTCAGCCTCCTTGAGCATCCCGTCAGGGACTCTTACTGGCCTTGAAGATACAGCAGGAGCCTTACGGTCACATTTATCAGTTGTTAAACATCAATTGGATTCTGATGCAACAGAGTCATCATCAGGTGCGGAGAGCAATGATGAAGCAGTGTCATACAACAATCAACACCAACAACATATGCCTATGTGAGTATTCTTCTTTATGTtcatctatttatatttatgggCTTACTGAAGGTCAaagtttacttttattaattctaaTGTTGTTagttaattatgtttatagtttatactaaatcttgtttattattgtttatactttatacacTTGTAGTATGATCAAATGAGATGACCAAAAACTTAtgctattataaaatataaaactaatatttgGATTCAATATCAACAAaatgagatttatatattattatatgcttTTTGTAAAGACTGATCAATATTTGCATCCTTATACCACAAGGTAAATTGgcttacatttacatttaccTGTGATAGTTATTTTAACTGAGTCAGGAATGTTATGCAGCTTACacatgataattttttgttagcATCCTTCAGTATATCTTGTATGCCACATAGCTTATCTCACATATAAACTGGTCAGATTTAATGTTTCAAGGTATATGTAACTAAAAAATTTTGTTGTGTAAAGAACTTACTTTagatatattgtataaatagcAAGATTATGCTTAAGTTTTATCAACCATGTTTTCTTTCAATCATCCTACTTAATATGTTtaaggataaaaaattatatacaggAAATTGGTTATTAAACTCGTTCATACTTGATTCTGGGTTCCATTAATTTGTTACATTATAACTCTGTTATCATTGATTCTTTATCAGAATACAGTAAGTGCTTTTAATCATAACTTTTGTGTTTAACTTATTCATATGTATCTTAATATGAAGCATTTTATACTGCTCTTACACAAAATGGATTTATTATTCCAAATATTTATTGcactgtttttaatatttattaatttcatatttcagtGAGAATCGAGCACTGTGGTCTTGGCAAAGAAAGCGTGCGTCAATTGCTTCTCGCTGGTGTTGGTTGCAAGCGCAGGTTCAAGAGTTGGAATACAAGATACGTCAGCATAATGATCTGCATAAGCAGGTATGCAGTCAGATTCTTATGTGTGTGTGATGTGTGTATCCCATCTTTTTACAATATGATTGAATATATGTCTGAATGTTATCAACTGATAACTAAACGAATATGGATTATAACATGATATTTAACTGCTCAAAAAAACATCTACTTAGGTTTGCTTAGCAAATGGGCATTTATATGTTACTAGCAGCCCCAGTAGATGTTACTctgttctttttaatttaatttaaatagacCAATAGTCCAAGCTCataagaattttaataatgttcgTTCTATAAAAAAGCAATTCATTATcaatttgataatttgttcTATAGAAAATCAAActtgggttttttttttaaatttccacaaattatttttattgatagtgCATGTTTGCTAAATATTTGTGCAGTTTAGTGAATAAATATCAGTGATTCAGTCAGGATTATATCTGATATCTTACACCTTGAACAAGTTACAACTTGtatgaaacaatattatacattCACATGTCAAGGTCATTGTTATGGTATTTGATAATTATGGAGAgctttttatacatataaagtcCATTaccattacaattattattatacctttCTGTGTTTCTGTATTTAAAGAGAACATTATATTAATCAttgaatattgtatttaagtaatttagggaagaaaaatttaacaaactattttttaaataatcaaattacatttttaattactgtTTTTCGAAAACATCATTCTGCAGTATAGTTATGAATcatgtattattaaatttaatcttatcACATCATAAAGCTGCTGTATATTTGGGCCGGACGTTAACCTTTGCTTAAGTTACTGTCGGTTATGGAaggaataagtataatttatgtgattgtgtgtgtgtgtattctTATATTAAAAGGTTATCCCCCTGTGTGGTGTTGTCTGGTGTTATCCCCCTTTTTGTCCAGATTTATGTGATTACTTAAAGAGCCAAATATAACATTGAATAAGTAGAAACAATGAGATATAAAAGAAATGCtacagtttaaaaatatgcaaatattttaaacctgTAACCTAAGAACTAACCTAAGTATTAGATATCAGTTGATATAATTTCATCCTATCATtcaatataatgtaaaatagaGATTTAAGTTGGTATCCTTACTAAAATAACTCCTTTGTTGTTTATCCCCATCAACATCGCGTCCTTGGCCTATATGTGTATGATTCAtgaatgtataaattattttgtcgtATATTTGCCGATTTGCGACGCATACAAAATACGCAACTATTGAATAATAAGCTTtgcatttgttttaaatgaaatattgtaGTTATAAATTTGTGGCTATAatcattttttgtattttaaaacgaaTATATTACAAAGCATTCATTGAAAAATTGCATTGAATTCTTATCTTTATTTTGAAAGTGCTTTATATTGATGtgtaaattaaacataaaatctCATTTTCGCATTTCATCTTAAATTATAGATACAATacatacagataaaaaagtGAAAGTGTAACATTAAAGTTTAATTCATTCGTGTCATTGCAGGTACGCGAAGCGAAGGGTCGCGTAGAGTTCGAAGGTGAGCCGGTGGGCTACGAAGGGAGCTTGCCCGGTGACGACTCGCCGAGCACCTGTGCCCGAGTGCGACCCCTGCGGAGGGAAACGTTCAAGAAACGTAAACTGCTACAAATGCACAATTTACATCTAGCAACTAATAAAGCGGCGAAACCGTCGGATGTAAAGTGAGTAGCATaatgttttatacaaattttataaaattcagcTAAATAAGGTGATAGgttaatgtttttttagaCTGTAGTATAGAGCATAAGTAATATTGGTATTTTAAGcatttaataagtttatttgagaaattaaaattaaaatatttttattttcctggaacatatttattattttgtaatttaggCAActcataatgtattttttttttaaattagtataGTTTATTGCTCTGCAATGTATGTTACATTCTAGTCAAGAATTTAGAATTGCTTGATAattgcttatttattattattacatgaTAAATGTTTTCACTCTCACTTCATTGTACTACAGTGTAAACATTGTaaagtacaatattatatgGGTCAGAAGAAGCATTTAAGatattaaatcataatttaaatttagtcagttaataattgttttccatgctttaaaaataaaaataaatatttgaattttgtattattaccTGTGTGTAGATCTTTATTATCATTAGCCCATATTATGTTCCTAATGCTGGGACATGGGCCTCCCTTAAGGGATGTGTATGTGGTTAATCTATCccaactaataatattataatagttattaaagataaaagatttgatgtttttttttttttttgtataagccaaaaaataattgaaaaatgacgtgtggcactcggggactgccgcggtaaagctattgcatgctttgcattcaagccacacctccgcccgtggagagtgaggttttttcgatgcggaatttctcgattcggtccccgcgctcaaggcccgcgatagaagctatgcaatagcttaacaatattatataatgggCCCTGGATGGAAAGTACCTAATATACTACAAATTGTGTACGTTCGCGTCACTAAGCGTTTTACACTATCATGAACGTTGCAGGTGCAGCTGCCAGCATCCGATAGAGTCGTGCGGGGTGTGCACGGGGCGCGCGGAGGCGACGCAGCCGGCGCCGCCGTTCTGCACGCTCGCGCCGGCGCAGCGACGCGCGCTCGTCGACCCCGCGTACCACCCGGTGTTGAGCGATGTGCAAGGTATGTATTGTTTAGATTATAGtgtatactagctgctccgcgtgtgttcacccccgtggctccactcctgttgcccgtagcgtgatgaaatatagcctataaccttcctcaataaagggctatctaacaccgagagaatttttcaaatcggacctgtagttcccgagattagtgcgttcaaacaaacaaacaaacaaactcttcagctttataatattagtatagatataatatactagctgctccgcgcggtttcacccccgcgGCTATACTCCTGTTGGCTGTAGattgatgatatatagcctatagccttcctcaataaatgagcTTATCTagcactgaaagaatttttcaaatcggaccagtagttccgaATAAAATGAAGCAGTTCTGTCTTGTGTGAAACATTATGCAACTATTTATTTGCTTCCGATATTCAATTTCAATGAGTGTTCaacaattattaatcattTTTCCTTGCAAAAATTATCAATTGTTCTTCAAATGTTGCCTTAGCATCCTTGTATTTATTCACCGTCAAATTAAAACTCCTTTATGattgaatgattattaatatttgaaaatgaatattaGTATCTTCTCCACCTTTATTTGTCTCTATATAAAAACATCACTGACTTCTATATGCCTgaacaaatatgtaaaatttgacCGCTACCCTCATAGACATCCCGGCGTCGGTGCACATGAGCGCGCTGACGTCGCGCCCGTGGTTCCGCGCGCGCTTCAAGTCGTACCGCGGCGCGCACCACGCGGCCcccgcgcgccccgcgccgcccaGCGCCGAGCCGCGCGGCGCCAAGAAGCACCCCACACGTGAGTGCATGTGTTATATGTTCCGTGCGCGCTTCAAGTCGTACCGCGGCGCGCACCACGCGGCCcccgcgcgccccgcgccgcccaGCGCCGAGCCGCGCGGCGCCAAGAAGCACCCCACACGTGAGTGCATGTGTTATATGTTCCGTGCGCGCTTCAAGTCGTACCGCGGCGCGCACCACGCGGCCcccgcgcgccccgcgccgcccaGCGCCGAGCCGCGCGGCGCCAAGAAGCACCCCACACGTGAGTGCATGTGTTATActatgtactagctttccacccgcagcttcgcgcagtcaaagaaaaacccgcatagttcccgttcccgtgggattgccgggataaaaatctatcctatttcccggggtaaaaagtagcctatgtcctttcccgggtatcaaaatatctctataccaaatttcatgcaaattgcttcagtagttaaggcgtgattgagtaacagacagacagacagagttactttcgcatctatacatataataaatctgtagaagggtcaattctgtacattgaaaatattgaaaaaataaataccagggggtgttactggatcgataccaaacccaaatatgtgttcaaaaatttttttatctgtctgtttgtctgtctgtctgtctgtctgtatgttcaggcatcacgtgaaaactaacggttcgatttcgatgaaacttggtataattataccttattatcctgggcgtaaaataggatactttttatcctgaaaaaatacgtagaaaaaaattaatcttaatttttcagttttatccataggcgttgttctgtagaaccgcgaacacacgttgcgtattattataggcctagccgtatttgggtccaatagatatttataagatatcagTGTCAGAaatactcaaaatggagaaataaaccatccacgcgaagaccgacatccgcgcggacggagtcgcgggcggaagctagtttataatattagtatggactagcttccgcccgcgactccgtccgcgcggaagaATTaagattgattttttttctaagtatttttccgggataaaaagtatcctattttatgcccaggataataaggtataattataccaagtttcatcgaaatctaaccgttagttttcacgtgatgccttcacatacagacagacagacagacagacagacggacagacagacatacagacaaaaaattttttaatcaaatatttgggtttggtatcgatccaggaacaccccctgctatttattttttcaatattttcaatgtacagaattgacccttctacagatttattatatgtatagatgtaatGGAAAAAGTACCACAATACATGAAAACACCGCGAATACTAGTTGAAGTTAtaacttcttttggcgcgatgagagtgaatttttacgatgcacGCGCCATCgatacctaaatttaacagcatgaagttagttctaggtagtatgaaaattgataactatgttcaagttgtatattctagtattttttttccatacgccaaagaagtatcacttctaacgcgtgtacataagtacacacactcttttttttttgaaactataataaaaataaaggttgtcatacatattaattactaaaaaaTGGAAACAAGATAGATTACCACAccacttaaaataattaattcattctGCGATTCCGCCAAGCACAACTAGCAAGCATGCATGCTAACATACCACAGCTAAATAACCATtctcaatttataataatatttaatgttaaatatggctgtcatgataattattatccagTTTCTCATCTAATTTTGACCATTCTTAAATTGCAGGATTGAAACGTGGTCGACCGCCTTTATCCAGGAAAGTTAAAGAGCGTGATCGGGATGACGACACTTCTACGTCAGGACAAGAAaggtaataaattacataaaatattgtatagtcTTATGAAAATAATCTACACGAAGTGTATCTCGAATATTGTTTGTCTGTTCATAAATTTATTCGTTAATTAACATAACAAGCaacaaattaacaagtaaGAATTGTTacgaatttcaatttatcCTGGTTGTTATGTTTAGGTACATTTTCGTTATTTTCAGTAAGGAAACAAAAATAGATATTTCGTAAATTCGATTAATTTGTTACATCAAAAATCAatcctaaataaatatatttttcttctcATTAAAGGGGTCGCGGCAGACCGAGTACAGAGTCGCGAGGCTGGCGCCGGCAGTCCTACGACATTGATAACATCGTCATTCCGCAGAGCATAGCGGCGAACACGAGACCGGAGATACTTATGTATAAGGAGATTATAACACCCAAGTATGTATATTTCtgtataattttctttaaaaaacatagataaaaacaatgccgataaaaaattttatgggGCTAGAAGAtgctgtttataaattatgtttacaaTCTATTAATGTTCTGTTGATATAAAAGTATtggttaaatttaataactgaGCCCCCAGAATCACACacatctattgtgtcgtggaccgattgggccgctcggggctcaatgggttaaaaacAGATCTACTTCGCCTTTTAATGGTCAGAAAGGgacaaattttaaatgagaGCAACTAAAAGCTCTCATTAAAtgaatcattatttaaatcgGAATAGATAATAGAAATACTGAAATTGCCATTTCCATTAAATgttgtataaaagtaataaaattaatgaatattcaatgtattgttatattttataggtgGCGTGTTATGGATATACCCGTACCGAAAATGAACAATGGAGTTTCTAATTCAAGCCACGCTTTAACAGAAGAGAGTGATGTGAGTAATTAATGACCCAtgcatatattatttagatatttaagttaattcAATTCCAGGAactctaaataatattaatggcGATACGGGatctaaataattacttatacatatttataataatgtgacTAGCCTAATccacatttttgaaatgtctGTCTTCATTAAAACTTTCTAAACTTTAAGAAAAGTTTATGCCCAATCACTTTCAATTTTCCATGGTGGCTTGAAaggattaattataataaataattcatgtgTGCATTATCATacaataatcataataaaataaatttgcagGAGGAGGATATATCTGAAGAGACGGTACAAGAGCGTCACAGGCGCGCGGAGAACGACGAGCGGAACAGATATCTACGCAAACAACGCACGAGACGAACAAACACGGAAACGGACCAATCACAACAGAACACGTCACACGTCAACCATCAGAGTCAACAGAATACACAACAGCAACAAAATATACAGCAGCAACAGAATTCACAACAGCAACAGAATACACATCAGCAACCGAGGTCGAGATCACAAGTTCAGTCGCAGGCGCATTCCCAAGCGCAAAATGTACATTCAAACTCTTCGAATGATgaggtaattataatatttgtggtCAGTGGCGTGCCTAGGGTGTTAGGACTGGGCAAGCCCAAATTTTTCGAAGTGTTTGCTGGGTacccttttcttgaattaggtatacactgtgttactaagtaggtacctacctatgttcgttataaaacttataaaaaatgtgaacataTCGAATCAAATCTTCTAAATCTTCACGCGCGCCCGCAAACAGTTGAGTCAAACGTTTACCATtacaatcatattaaaatctatatctataaattatataaaactgtatgacattatattataaaattgtacagatcatttatattctaattcaaaACGCCGATCTTTCtgaaggaaatattttataacatcggaatagaagtaggtacctacttaggtgattgttttaattcaattaacagCTCTTTCTCAATGGCAGTCATTGTTAATTCAGAAAGGCGTTCTTGGCCTTgtgtatttcttaaatacGTACCCTATGAATTCGATTTAACGCTGAGAAAGCACGCTCCGTGGAAGAACAACTAGCAAGAATCGTAAATACCAAAATATGTGCAAGTTTCATCAGAAGGCTTCTTCTAACCAATTCTCATTCATGAAATCGATTAATTCgtaaacattacaat
This region includes:
- the LOC123696601 gene encoding KAT8 regulatory NSL complex subunit 1 produces the protein MAPALTVAPQATHYDVVDETEKLAHRRRALASVNNLSTHMEDDDMGLQNQPSLAKDSQEMEQILVDLGSSDIVQADLLQAIKTLESGGDALSTGDPDAIFPLSGFDLAETVDSEGDATEDKIKLLQARLERRCAFLLRRLRILQARSLGKRIAEEATQTFEKCTRGARRDGGGRPMGLKAFLKRIETTSALQASAASRTVVGPKYYNPGTSKGDVTRSASLSIPSGTLTGLEDTAGALRSHLSVVKHQLDSDATESSSGAESNDEAVSYNNQHQQHMPIENRALWSWQRKRASIASRWCWLQAQVQELEYKIRQHNDLHKQVREAKGRVEFEGEPVGYEGSLPGDDSPSTCARVRPLRRETFKKRKLLQMHNLHLATNKAAKPSDVKCSCQHPIESCGVCTGRAEATQPAPPFCTLAPAQRRALVDPAYHPVLSDVQDIPASVHMSALTSRPWFRARFKSYRGAHHAAPARPAPPSAEPRGAKKHPTRLKRGRPPLSRKVKERDRDDDTSTSGQERGRGRPSTESRGWRRQSYDIDNIVIPQSIAANTRPEILMYKEIITPKWRVMDIPVPKMNNGVSNSSHALTEESDEEDISEETVQERHRRAENDERNRYLRKQRTRRTNTETDQSQQNTSHVNHQSQQNTQQQQNIQQQQNSQQQQNTHQQPRSRSQVQSQAHSQAQNVHSNSSNDETERPYTPRQFPLPDDMYQDMLAVMPESYHLSSPEPSPPRMEEEIEESSTLSPMSPLVFEGDDPDDGEWDPSVEKTERRKSSFR